A stretch of the Capricornis sumatraensis isolate serow.1 chromosome 19, serow.2, whole genome shotgun sequence genome encodes the following:
- the KLHL25 gene encoding kelch-like protein 25 isoform X2, with amino-acid sequence MSVSVHETRKSRSSTGSMNITLFHKASHPDCVLAHLNTLRKHRMFTDVTLWAGDRAFPCHRAVLAASSRYFEAMFSHGLRESHDDTVNFQDNLHPEVLELLLDFAYSSRIVINEENAESLLEAGDMLQFHDVRDAAAEFLEKNLFPSNCLGMMLLSDAHQCRRLYEFSWRMCLVHFEAVRQSDDFNSLSKDTLLDLVSSDELEAEDERVVFEAVLQWVRHDLEQRKAHLPELLRGVRLALLPSDCLKEAASGDALLMADERTRLLVDEALRCKARILQNDGVVTSPCARPRRAGHTLLILGGQTFMCDKIYQVDHKAKEIIPKADLPSPRKEFSASAIGCKVYVTGGRGSENGVSKDVWVYNTVHEEWSKAAPMLIARFGHGSAELENCLYVVGGHTSLAGVFPASPSVSLKQVEKYDPGANKWTMVAPLRDGVSNAAVVSAKLKLFVFGGTSIHRDMVSKVQCYDPSENRWSIKAECPQPWRYTAAAVLGSQIFIMGGDTEFTAASAYRFDCESNQWTRIGDMTAKRMSCHALASGNKLYVVGGYFGTQRCKTLDCYDPTSDTWNCVTTVPYSLIPTAFVSTWKHLPA; translated from the coding sequence ATGTCGGTCAGCGTCCACGAGACCCGCAAGTCGCGGAGCAGCACGGGCTCCATGAATATCACGCTGTTCCACAAGGCCTCACACCCCGACTGCGTGCTGGCGCACCTCAACACGCTGCGCAAGCACCGCATGTTCACCGACGTGACGCTCTGGGCCGGTGACCGCGCCTTCCCCTGCCACCGCGCCGTGCTGGCCGCCTCCAGCCGCTACTTCGAGGCCATGTTCAGCCACGGCCTGCGGGAGAGCCACGACGACACGGTCAACTTCCAGGACAACCTGCACCCCGAGGTGCTGGAGCTGCTGCTGGACTTTGCCTACTCGTCGCGCATCGTCATCAACGAGGAGAACGCTGAGTCGCTGCTGGAGGCGGGCGACATGCTGCAGTTCCACGACGTGCGGGACGCGGCCGCCGAGTTCCTGGAGAAGAACCTGTTCCCGTCCAACTGCCTGGGCATGATGCTGCTCTCGGACGCCCACCAGTGCCGCCGGCTCTACGAGTTCTCCTGGCGCATGTGCCTGGTGCACTTCGAGGCCGTGCGCCAGAGCGATGACTTCAACAGCCTCTCCAAGGACACCCTGCTGGACCTCGTCTCCAGCGACGAGCTGGAGGCGGAGGACGAGCGCGTGGTCTTCGAGGCGGTGCTGCAGTGGGTCCGGCACGACCTGGAGCAGCGCAAGGCCCACCTGCCCGAGCTCCTCCGCGGCGTGCGGCTGGCCCTGCTGCCCTCCGACTGCCTGAAGGAGGCCGCGTCCGGCGACGCCCTGCTCATGGCGGATGAGCGCACGCGGCTGCTGGTGGACGAGGCACTGCGCTGCAAGGCCCGGATCCTGCAGAACGACGGCGTGGTCACCAGCCCCTGCGCCCGGCCGCGCCGGGCCGGCCACACGCTGCTCATCCTCGGGGGCCAGACCTTCATGTGCGACAAGATCTACCAGGTGGACCACAAGGCCAAGGAGATCATCCCGAAGGCggacctgcccagcccccgcaAGGAATTCAGCGCCTCGGCCATCGGCTGCAAGGTGTACGTCACCGGGGGCCGGGGCTCCGAGAACGGCGTCTCCAAGGACGTGTGGGTGTACAACACGGTCCACGAGGAGTGGTCCAAGGCGGCGCCCATGCTGATCGCCCGCTTCGGCCACGGCTCCGCCGAGCTGGAGAACTGCCTCTACGTGGTCGGGGGCCACACGTCGCTGGCCGGCGTCTTCCCGGCCTCGCCGTCGGTCTCACTGAAGCAGGTGGAGAAGTATGACCCCGGGGCGAACAAGTGGACCATGGTGGCCCCGCTGAGGGACGGCGTCAGCAACGCCGCGGTGGTGAGCGCCAAGCTGAAGCTCTTCGTGTTCGGCGGCACCAGCATCCACCGGGACATGGTGTCCAAGGTCCAGTGCTACGACCCGTCGGAGAACCGGTGGAGCATCAAGGCCGAGTGCCCGCAGCCCTGGCGGTACACCGCGGCCGCCGTTCTGGGCAGCCAGATCTTCATCATGGGCGGCGACACGGAGTTCACGGCCGCCTCGGCCTACCGCTTCGACTGCGAGAGCAACCAGTGGACGCGGATCGGGGACATGACCGCCAAGCGCATGTCCTGCCACGCGCTGGCGTCGGGCAACAAGCTCTACGTGGTGGGGGGCTACTTCGGCACCCAGCGGTGTAAAACCCTGGACTGCTACGACCCCACGTCGGACACGTGGAATTGCGTCACCACCGTGCCCTACTCGCTCATCCCCACGGCCTTCGTCAGCACCTGGAAGCACCTGCCCGCCTGA
- the KLHL25 gene encoding kelch-like protein 25 isoform X1, with the protein MTTGRLSMSVSVHETRKSRSSTGSMNITLFHKASHPDCVLAHLNTLRKHRMFTDVTLWAGDRAFPCHRAVLAASSRYFEAMFSHGLRESHDDTVNFQDNLHPEVLELLLDFAYSSRIVINEENAESLLEAGDMLQFHDVRDAAAEFLEKNLFPSNCLGMMLLSDAHQCRRLYEFSWRMCLVHFEAVRQSDDFNSLSKDTLLDLVSSDELEAEDERVVFEAVLQWVRHDLEQRKAHLPELLRGVRLALLPSDCLKEAASGDALLMADERTRLLVDEALRCKARILQNDGVVTSPCARPRRAGHTLLILGGQTFMCDKIYQVDHKAKEIIPKADLPSPRKEFSASAIGCKVYVTGGRGSENGVSKDVWVYNTVHEEWSKAAPMLIARFGHGSAELENCLYVVGGHTSLAGVFPASPSVSLKQVEKYDPGANKWTMVAPLRDGVSNAAVVSAKLKLFVFGGTSIHRDMVSKVQCYDPSENRWSIKAECPQPWRYTAAAVLGSQIFIMGGDTEFTAASAYRFDCESNQWTRIGDMTAKRMSCHALASGNKLYVVGGYFGTQRCKTLDCYDPTSDTWNCVTTVPYSLIPTAFVSTWKHLPA; encoded by the coding sequence cagGTCGGCTCAGCATGTCGGTCAGCGTCCACGAGACCCGCAAGTCGCGGAGCAGCACGGGCTCCATGAATATCACGCTGTTCCACAAGGCCTCACACCCCGACTGCGTGCTGGCGCACCTCAACACGCTGCGCAAGCACCGCATGTTCACCGACGTGACGCTCTGGGCCGGTGACCGCGCCTTCCCCTGCCACCGCGCCGTGCTGGCCGCCTCCAGCCGCTACTTCGAGGCCATGTTCAGCCACGGCCTGCGGGAGAGCCACGACGACACGGTCAACTTCCAGGACAACCTGCACCCCGAGGTGCTGGAGCTGCTGCTGGACTTTGCCTACTCGTCGCGCATCGTCATCAACGAGGAGAACGCTGAGTCGCTGCTGGAGGCGGGCGACATGCTGCAGTTCCACGACGTGCGGGACGCGGCCGCCGAGTTCCTGGAGAAGAACCTGTTCCCGTCCAACTGCCTGGGCATGATGCTGCTCTCGGACGCCCACCAGTGCCGCCGGCTCTACGAGTTCTCCTGGCGCATGTGCCTGGTGCACTTCGAGGCCGTGCGCCAGAGCGATGACTTCAACAGCCTCTCCAAGGACACCCTGCTGGACCTCGTCTCCAGCGACGAGCTGGAGGCGGAGGACGAGCGCGTGGTCTTCGAGGCGGTGCTGCAGTGGGTCCGGCACGACCTGGAGCAGCGCAAGGCCCACCTGCCCGAGCTCCTCCGCGGCGTGCGGCTGGCCCTGCTGCCCTCCGACTGCCTGAAGGAGGCCGCGTCCGGCGACGCCCTGCTCATGGCGGATGAGCGCACGCGGCTGCTGGTGGACGAGGCACTGCGCTGCAAGGCCCGGATCCTGCAGAACGACGGCGTGGTCACCAGCCCCTGCGCCCGGCCGCGCCGGGCCGGCCACACGCTGCTCATCCTCGGGGGCCAGACCTTCATGTGCGACAAGATCTACCAGGTGGACCACAAGGCCAAGGAGATCATCCCGAAGGCggacctgcccagcccccgcaAGGAATTCAGCGCCTCGGCCATCGGCTGCAAGGTGTACGTCACCGGGGGCCGGGGCTCCGAGAACGGCGTCTCCAAGGACGTGTGGGTGTACAACACGGTCCACGAGGAGTGGTCCAAGGCGGCGCCCATGCTGATCGCCCGCTTCGGCCACGGCTCCGCCGAGCTGGAGAACTGCCTCTACGTGGTCGGGGGCCACACGTCGCTGGCCGGCGTCTTCCCGGCCTCGCCGTCGGTCTCACTGAAGCAGGTGGAGAAGTATGACCCCGGGGCGAACAAGTGGACCATGGTGGCCCCGCTGAGGGACGGCGTCAGCAACGCCGCGGTGGTGAGCGCCAAGCTGAAGCTCTTCGTGTTCGGCGGCACCAGCATCCACCGGGACATGGTGTCCAAGGTCCAGTGCTACGACCCGTCGGAGAACCGGTGGAGCATCAAGGCCGAGTGCCCGCAGCCCTGGCGGTACACCGCGGCCGCCGTTCTGGGCAGCCAGATCTTCATCATGGGCGGCGACACGGAGTTCACGGCCGCCTCGGCCTACCGCTTCGACTGCGAGAGCAACCAGTGGACGCGGATCGGGGACATGACCGCCAAGCGCATGTCCTGCCACGCGCTGGCGTCGGGCAACAAGCTCTACGTGGTGGGGGGCTACTTCGGCACCCAGCGGTGTAAAACCCTGGACTGCTACGACCCCACGTCGGACACGTGGAATTGCGTCACCACCGTGCCCTACTCGCTCATCCCCACGGCCTTCGTCAGCACCTGGAAGCACCTGCCCGCCTGA